DNA from Kryptolebias marmoratus isolate JLee-2015 linkage group LG15, ASM164957v2, whole genome shotgun sequence:
TCCACTTCACGGATATGAAGAGCAGCCTGGCTGAGGTCTCGTACACGTTCTCGGAGCTGGACGGGTACAGAGCCATGTGGTACTCGGAGGACGGCCTCTCCGGCTCGTTGCTGGTCACGTCTATGTTTTCATCAACTGAGAACAGGAAAGATGAGGTCAGACCGGGGAGGTCGCAGGAGAACAAACCAAGTGGGAAATACTTTACGCCACCAGAACCCAACTTCAGGAAGATTCAGTGTGTTAAACTGGAGTCTGCTTCAAATTTTGGtgatttcaaaattaaaagataaaccAATTACTAAGAGACAAAAAAGCAGTTATTGAGAACAACGTCTCCATTTAGCAAAATCagataatgtttaaaaattctttataaaaacataaaaattctcTAATTTCTGAACTTAAGTTTTCACAAATGTAGGCTTTGAATTACAAATAATAAGGATTATCAGAGTAAGCAATAATCCTAAAACAGCATTCTAACAAGGTCAGCTTGTTTCCATCTGTAGTTTGCCTCTTTCACCCAATAACACATTATTAACTCTTGTAAAACAATCGTAAAAGGAgccaaaaatgtgattttatatGACCTTTTCCAGTcattaaattgttctttttaattccTAACAAACTGAATCCAGATTAAGTCCTTTAACATTTGATTTTCTGTAAAAGATTCCAACTTTGGGGGATTGTTTGAGAATTTCAGCAGCAAATCTAGTGTGCAATGAAACATGtttgcagaaccagaacctcctcaCCGTCCTCGGGCTCCAGCTTGGCGCAGGTCTCGGCCGTCATCAGGCTGGCCATGAAGCGGTGGTTGTTCTGGGGACTGACGCAGCGCTGGGGGGCCACAGAGGAGGTGATGGACATGGAGGAGGTGATGTGGGGCCACGTGATGACAGAGCcaccggaggaggaggaggaggaggaggaagaggaggaggaggaagaggaggtgggcTCCCGTGTGGTGGCCAGGTGCTCCTTCTCAGGATCTACATCGATGGAGTCCAGGCGGACCTGAGCTGTGCTGCGAGGCTGACGCTCGTTCTGCACAGCTGAAAACACGAGACAGGGAGGGGGGGGAAACAAACCTGTTAGATCTGAGGACAAGGTCAGAAAATACAGCTAAAGATCTGAAAACTCACCGTCCTTATTCATGCCCGCCTGCAGGCACTTCTTCAGCCGGCAGGCCTGGCACTGGTTCCGATGAGCTTTGTCCACCGGACACATGCCAGTACCAGCCTGGCACCTGTGAACCCAGAGGCAGCTTTAAAGGGAAGGtccacacaaaaaacaaaaacatacatccCACCATCTGGAGGCCCTGAcattattaaaacacagaatCAATCTTAAATTTTGTTACATCTACATGTAATTCAAATGTGCAATTACACACGatataaatgagcaaaaacaacctAACTAAATAacacacatttgtgtttgtgatccagtggttcccaaagttctcaaatttaatttaaagatgttttctaaaaagacatttttttttcttaattgttgtaaaataaaataaaaaaacctaaacagctCATAAATGGACCAAAAACAACTATTAATTGTTTAGACTGTGCTATActcgttttttttgttgttttttttttcctattagtAATGTTTGTACATTGTTTGAGCGTACAATCTGAACATGCAAACTGTAATAATActgtaaaaacatatatttaaactCCAGACTGAAGTAGATATTACAACTAACTGTAATTAtaacaaactaaacattaaaatgttcattttgattgcctttaaatgatttgtttcaaTCCATACTCTTGTAAaagtcaaatataaataattatttctatcTATGCTCAGCTAAAAAGCCAATAACatataatgttttataaagtgaaaggattataaaacaTAACACGGTATTGGTAAAGCACGATTTGTGATTAACATATTCAAATTTTTATCATATGGATAGTTGCtaaattgtgttttcttaaataaattctaagcattttttttttcaaaattctcaatttttttaagaaccacaaaacaaaggttttcaTAATAATTGGTTGAAGCTCCATATTCTTTTAACAATAGGAGCCTTGATGAAACCTTTAAATTCGTCTGTCaggtttttgatttaaatggcAAAAAGTGCTTTCATTTAGTCCGGAAACCAACTCAGCATCTTTGATAACCTGTCTCGATTTCCCAGAATACACCTGATAAGTTAACTTGGTTTAACAAgatggcagctttttttttttcaggatgacAGTTTGGGACAGAGCTGTCTTGCCTGTAGATGAGCCTCCTCCTCACGCTTCGTTTGAAGAAGCCACTGCAGCCGTTGCAGGCGTAGATGCCGTAATGTTTCCCGCTGCTGGTGTCGCCGCACACTTTGCACACCAGAGCCGGGCTCAGAGCTTTTCCCGGAGTCGGACTCTTGGCTGTgagtcaaacacaaacacacagggcCGGTGGGTCCGTTAGTGCCATTCATCCAGCCTGGTATTGTTCTGTGCGTGCACCTGCCATCTGCACCAACAGCTCAGTCTGCATAAATAAGTTATTACTGAAGCAAGGCATGAAAATATCATTTAGTGCTCGGTtatgaagttaaaataaaaaaaatagataaattaatGAGGCAGGAATGTTAAAATAATCCAAAGCTGAGCTTTCATTTACAAATCACTGCTTGTAGTTACAAAAGAGTTAATGAGAATAAGATACAGTTTTGAAGTTCACTTTGTTTCCTCTTCCAGTTTAAGCTGAGGGTACAGCCTGTCTTTGAGGCCTCGTGGATACTTGTTGCTGCTGCTTACCTCCTCTGCTGTCCTCAGTCCCTCCGCTCCCTGAGGACccagagggggaggaggacgGCATCATGGGGATCTTCGACAGGTGGTCTTCCATCATTTTTCACTGGCAAAGTCTCTCTGAATAACTGAcgaatgaaaaaaatgtttgaaatgtctAAATGAAATGGTCCTTGAACTTGCTGATGATGGACAGATGGGAGCTTCTACTGCGCTGTGGTGATGTGGACAGACTGGGGTCCTGCCATGAGCTCCAGCAGACACTTGTTGCACATTAACGGGGTCGCGTGTTCTCCTTGCGGCCGTCGGGGTCTGTTGTCGTCTGTGCGTCCTCCTCGGCAGCAGGTCCTCAAAAGGGAGCCCCGAGGGGTGGAGGGTGAAGGATTAGCCCCAAGCGCTGTGTAAGCAGCATGCCTATTTGTCATCCTCTTAATCTTTACTGTTCATCATACTGGATCAATCAGTCACATTGCCAGAACATTGGTGCTGCTCAGGCATGGATCTGCACTGAGTCTGCAAGCAGAAGCAGATCGGACACAAACACAGGCGACTCTTTAAGCTGCTGCTCGGTCGTGGTCGAGTTGTAACTTTAGACCagttctcctccagctcctcgtGTCTCCTCTGTCCACATCAGTCAACGCTCCTCTTCAGTGTCGGCATTTAAACAGATGATTACATGCATTATTATGTTTACCAGCCTCTTCAATTTGtatttcccctcctttttttaGCCTCTGGATTCCAGCTCCATTTCCCACTGCTGTATATTTGATCTGGGTGATTGCCTCCCATTCATAATGACTCCCAGTGTTTGCTGAGGACTTCTGCTTATTAACTCCCATTTCCCTCGTTTTTCTGACAAACTGGAGAACATGCACTTCCCCCTGTCTGCCAGAGACAAAGGTCACAGGGGGAATAATAGAGTTTTGAATGGCTGATGTTTTAGCCAACACTAATTCAGCTCCTTATTCTTCTCCCATTTATTATTAAGATGTTATCACCATATATGTGACATTTATACAGGCAGCAGCCCTTAAATGCAGTTGATATGAATATTGAACTACAAAATTGCCACATAAGAGTGTAAATATAAAACGTCATTAAAGTCTGAtcatatttaagttttaattaaaggggatttga
Protein-coding regions in this window:
- the LOC108242105 gene encoding photoreceptor-specific nuclear receptor-like — translated: MMEDHLSKIPMMPSSSPSGSSGSGGTEDSRGAKSPTPGKALSPALVCKVCGDTSSGKHYGIYACNGCSGFFKRSVRRRLIYRCQAGTGMCPVDKAHRNQCQACRLKKCLQAGMNKDAVQNERQPRSTAQVRLDSIDVDPEKEHLATTREPTSSSSSSSSSSSSSSSGGSVITWPHITSSMSITSSVAPQRCVSPQNNHRFMASLMTAETCAKLEPEDVDENIDVTSNEPERPSSEYHMALYPSSSENVYETSARLLFISVKWTKNLPVFSNLPFRDQVILLEEAWSELFLLCAIQWSLPLDSCPLLSLPDLCPGTQGKTSYTSLDLRLLQEVFSRFKALAVDPTEFACLKAIVLFKPETRGLKDPEQVENLQDQSQVMLGQHIRSHYPSQPARFGKLLLLLPSLRFVNSERIELLFFHRTIGNTPMEKLLCDMFKN